One genomic region from Agelaius phoeniceus isolate bAgePho1 chromosome 25, bAgePho1.hap1, whole genome shotgun sequence encodes:
- the PSRC1 gene encoding proline/serine-rich coiled-coil protein 1 isoform X1, which produces MAERPSGAALPGHTPSCWGRGVGEGKSQSSRRKARRLANQDAHLKGAGQSEPGAGAPRLSRKGRGNSNETTPLSLGHAFSARATSGSRGRSRRWPRCPEAMAEDRDVRFVTEESFDFGVLSPSDSQEEEEDEDSPGRGCRHGGSNGRWSPLSGARLEEMVREATRLAAQLEGCHLPPPAPGDPPGPGTTSPSTPRSPRRQTFVVKDSPVRALLPTVESQGPAPIPRPPAKPRGASATTSVPKATPSRNSTAAAKGPLGGRGLPASRAGPPRPCPPQGQRAGARGRSEPPQAGTAGSYGKGMGTPWPWGLLGRTPTPPLSPGQAKVRGGTVSCPPPTRQPHTRTTTIPVPSGCSPAPTALPKVSPRTPAGGGRTPTPRGAGAARAAPTTGASGCKPGPPPTRLRPSRKTAVSSTPR; this is translated from the exons ATGGCGGAACGACCCTCAGGCGCCGCGCTTCCGGGCCACACCCCCAGCTGTTGGGGGCGGGGCGTGGGGGAGGGGAAGAGCCAATCATCGAGACGAAAGGCGAGGAGACTGGCCAATCAGGATGCACACTTAAAGGGAGCAGGCCAATCGGAACCCGGGGCGGGCGCGCCGCGTTTGAGCCGCAAGGGGAGGGGGAATTCGAACGAGACCACGCCCCTTTCGTTAGGCCACGCCTTCTCGGCGCGCGCGACGAGCGGGAGCCGGGGGCG CTCCCGCAGGTGGCCCCGGTGCCCCGAGGCGATGGCCGAGGACCGAG ATGTTCGATTTGTCACCGAGGAGAGCTTCGACTTCGGTGTGCTGTCGCCGTCTGACAG ccaggaggaagaggaggatgaggataGCCCGGGCAGGGGGTGCCGGCACGGGGGCAGCAACGGGCGCTGGAGTCCCCTGAGTGGGGCCCGTCTGGAAGAGATGGTGCGGGAGGCCACGCGCCTGGCGGCACAGTTGGAGGGGTGTCACCTGCCCCCTCCCGCTCCTGGAGACCCCCCCGGACCCGGCACCACGTCCCCCAGCACaccccgcagcccccgccgcCAGACCTTCGTGGTGAAGGACAGCCCGGTGCGGGCGCTCCTGCCCACCGTGGAGTCTCAGGGACCTGCCCCCATCCCCCGCCCCCCCGCCAAGCCCCGGGGGGCCTCTGCTACCACCAGTGTCCCCAAG GCAACCCCCAGCCGtaattccacagcagcagcaaagggacCCTTGGGTGGCAGGGGGCTCCCCGCAAGCCGCGCGGGCCCGCCCCGGCCATGCCCTCCccaggggcagagggctggtGCCCGGGGCAGGTCAGAGCCCCCCCAGGCGGGGACAGCAGGTAGTTATGGCAAGGGAATGGGGACACCATGGCCATGGGGGCTCCTGGGCCGTACCCCAACCCCCCCTCTCTCCCCAGGCCAGGCTAAGGTGAGGGGGGGCACAGTCTCCTGCCCCCCCCCAACCCGCCAGCCCCACACCAGGACCAccaccatccctgtcccctccggCTGTTCCCCGGCACCCACTGCcctccccaaggtgtcccctcGGACTCCAGCAGGTGGTGGGAGGACCCCCACCCCCAGAG GTGCAGGGGCAGCACGGGCAGCCCCCACAACTGGTGCCTCGGGGTGCAAACCAGGACCCCCTCCCACCCGCCTGCGGCCCTCCCGCAAGACGGCGGTGAGCAGCACCCCGAGGTGA
- the PSRC1 gene encoding proline/serine-rich coiled-coil protein 1 isoform X4 — protein MAEDRDVRFVTEESFDFGVLSPSDSQEEEEDEDSPGRGCRHGGSNGRWSPLSGARLEEMVREATRLAAQLEGCHLPPPAPGDPPGPGTTSPSTPRSPRRQTFVVKDSPVRALLPTVESQGPAPIPRPPAKPRGASATTSVPKATPSRNSTAAAKGPLGGRGLPASRAGPPRPCPPQGQRAGARGRSEPPQAGTAGSYGKGMGTPWPWGLLGRTPTPPLSPGQAKVRGGTVSCPPPTRQPHTRTTTIPVPSGCSPAPTALPKVSPRTPAGGGRTPTPRGAGAARAAPTTGASGCKPGPPPTRLRPSRKTAVSSTPR, from the exons ATGGCCGAGGACCGAG ATGTTCGATTTGTCACCGAGGAGAGCTTCGACTTCGGTGTGCTGTCGCCGTCTGACAG ccaggaggaagaggaggatgaggataGCCCGGGCAGGGGGTGCCGGCACGGGGGCAGCAACGGGCGCTGGAGTCCCCTGAGTGGGGCCCGTCTGGAAGAGATGGTGCGGGAGGCCACGCGCCTGGCGGCACAGTTGGAGGGGTGTCACCTGCCCCCTCCCGCTCCTGGAGACCCCCCCGGACCCGGCACCACGTCCCCCAGCACaccccgcagcccccgccgcCAGACCTTCGTGGTGAAGGACAGCCCGGTGCGGGCGCTCCTGCCCACCGTGGAGTCTCAGGGACCTGCCCCCATCCCCCGCCCCCCCGCCAAGCCCCGGGGGGCCTCTGCTACCACCAGTGTCCCCAAG GCAACCCCCAGCCGtaattccacagcagcagcaaagggacCCTTGGGTGGCAGGGGGCTCCCCGCAAGCCGCGCGGGCCCGCCCCGGCCATGCCCTCCccaggggcagagggctggtGCCCGGGGCAGGTCAGAGCCCCCCCAGGCGGGGACAGCAGGTAGTTATGGCAAGGGAATGGGGACACCATGGCCATGGGGGCTCCTGGGCCGTACCCCAACCCCCCCTCTCTCCCCAGGCCAGGCTAAGGTGAGGGGGGGCACAGTCTCCTGCCCCCCCCCAACCCGCCAGCCCCACACCAGGACCAccaccatccctgtcccctccggCTGTTCCCCGGCACCCACTGCcctccccaaggtgtcccctcGGACTCCAGCAGGTGGTGGGAGGACCCCCACCCCCAGAG GTGCAGGGGCAGCACGGGCAGCCCCCACAACTGGTGCCTCGGGGTGCAAACCAGGACCCCCTCCCACCCGCCTGCGGCCCTCCCGCAAGACGGCGGTGAGCAGCACCCCGAGGTGA
- the PSRC1 gene encoding proline/serine-rich coiled-coil protein 1 isoform X3, which produces MAERPSGAALPGHTPSCWGRGVGEGKSQSSRRKARRLANQDAHLKGAGQSEPGAGAPRLSRKGRGNSNETTPLSLGHAFSARATSGSRGRSRRWPRCPEAMAEDRDVRFVTEESFDFGVLSPSDSQEEEEDEDSPGRGCRHGGSNGRWSPLSGARLEEMVREATRLAAQLEGCHLPPPAPGDPPGPGTTSPSTPRSPRRQTFVVKDSPVRALLPTVESQGPAPIPRPPAKPRGASATTSVPKATPSRNSTAAAKGPLGGRGLPASRAGPPRPCPPQGQRAGARGRSEPPQAGTAGQAKVRGGTVSCPPPTRQPHTRTTTIPVPSGCSPAPTALPKVSPRTPAGGGRTPTPRGAGAARAAPTTGASGCKPGPPPTRLRPSRKTAVSSTPR; this is translated from the exons ATGGCGGAACGACCCTCAGGCGCCGCGCTTCCGGGCCACACCCCCAGCTGTTGGGGGCGGGGCGTGGGGGAGGGGAAGAGCCAATCATCGAGACGAAAGGCGAGGAGACTGGCCAATCAGGATGCACACTTAAAGGGAGCAGGCCAATCGGAACCCGGGGCGGGCGCGCCGCGTTTGAGCCGCAAGGGGAGGGGGAATTCGAACGAGACCACGCCCCTTTCGTTAGGCCACGCCTTCTCGGCGCGCGCGACGAGCGGGAGCCGGGGGCG CTCCCGCAGGTGGCCCCGGTGCCCCGAGGCGATGGCCGAGGACCGAG ATGTTCGATTTGTCACCGAGGAGAGCTTCGACTTCGGTGTGCTGTCGCCGTCTGACAG ccaggaggaagaggaggatgaggataGCCCGGGCAGGGGGTGCCGGCACGGGGGCAGCAACGGGCGCTGGAGTCCCCTGAGTGGGGCCCGTCTGGAAGAGATGGTGCGGGAGGCCACGCGCCTGGCGGCACAGTTGGAGGGGTGTCACCTGCCCCCTCCCGCTCCTGGAGACCCCCCCGGACCCGGCACCACGTCCCCCAGCACaccccgcagcccccgccgcCAGACCTTCGTGGTGAAGGACAGCCCGGTGCGGGCGCTCCTGCCCACCGTGGAGTCTCAGGGACCTGCCCCCATCCCCCGCCCCCCCGCCAAGCCCCGGGGGGCCTCTGCTACCACCAGTGTCCCCAAG GCAACCCCCAGCCGtaattccacagcagcagcaaagggacCCTTGGGTGGCAGGGGGCTCCCCGCAAGCCGCGCGGGCCCGCCCCGGCCATGCCCTCCccaggggcagagggctggtGCCCGGGGCAGGTCAGAGCCCCCCCAGGCGGGGACAGCAG GCCAGGCTAAGGTGAGGGGGGGCACAGTCTCCTGCCCCCCCCCAACCCGCCAGCCCCACACCAGGACCAccaccatccctgtcccctccggCTGTTCCCCGGCACCCACTGCcctccccaaggtgtcccctcGGACTCCAGCAGGTGGTGGGAGGACCCCCACCCCCAGAG GTGCAGGGGCAGCACGGGCAGCCCCCACAACTGGTGCCTCGGGGTGCAAACCAGGACCCCCTCCCACCCGCCTGCGGCCCTCCCGCAAGACGGCGGTGAGCAGCACCCCGAGGTGA
- the PSRC1 gene encoding proline/serine-rich coiled-coil protein 1 isoform X2 — protein sequence MAERPSGAALPGHTPSCWGRGVGEGKSQSSRRKARRLANQDAHLKGAGQSEPGAGAPRLSRKGRGNSNETTPLSLGHAFSARATSGSRGRWPRCPEAMAEDRDVRFVTEESFDFGVLSPSDSQEEEEDEDSPGRGCRHGGSNGRWSPLSGARLEEMVREATRLAAQLEGCHLPPPAPGDPPGPGTTSPSTPRSPRRQTFVVKDSPVRALLPTVESQGPAPIPRPPAKPRGASATTSVPKATPSRNSTAAAKGPLGGRGLPASRAGPPRPCPPQGQRAGARGRSEPPQAGTAGSYGKGMGTPWPWGLLGRTPTPPLSPGQAKVRGGTVSCPPPTRQPHTRTTTIPVPSGCSPAPTALPKVSPRTPAGGGRTPTPRGAGAARAAPTTGASGCKPGPPPTRLRPSRKTAVSSTPR from the exons ATGGCGGAACGACCCTCAGGCGCCGCGCTTCCGGGCCACACCCCCAGCTGTTGGGGGCGGGGCGTGGGGGAGGGGAAGAGCCAATCATCGAGACGAAAGGCGAGGAGACTGGCCAATCAGGATGCACACTTAAAGGGAGCAGGCCAATCGGAACCCGGGGCGGGCGCGCCGCGTTTGAGCCGCAAGGGGAGGGGGAATTCGAACGAGACCACGCCCCTTTCGTTAGGCCACGCCTTCTCGGCGCGCGCGACGAGCGGGAGCCGGGGGCG GTGGCCCCGGTGCCCCGAGGCGATGGCCGAGGACCGAG ATGTTCGATTTGTCACCGAGGAGAGCTTCGACTTCGGTGTGCTGTCGCCGTCTGACAG ccaggaggaagaggaggatgaggataGCCCGGGCAGGGGGTGCCGGCACGGGGGCAGCAACGGGCGCTGGAGTCCCCTGAGTGGGGCCCGTCTGGAAGAGATGGTGCGGGAGGCCACGCGCCTGGCGGCACAGTTGGAGGGGTGTCACCTGCCCCCTCCCGCTCCTGGAGACCCCCCCGGACCCGGCACCACGTCCCCCAGCACaccccgcagcccccgccgcCAGACCTTCGTGGTGAAGGACAGCCCGGTGCGGGCGCTCCTGCCCACCGTGGAGTCTCAGGGACCTGCCCCCATCCCCCGCCCCCCCGCCAAGCCCCGGGGGGCCTCTGCTACCACCAGTGTCCCCAAG GCAACCCCCAGCCGtaattccacagcagcagcaaagggacCCTTGGGTGGCAGGGGGCTCCCCGCAAGCCGCGCGGGCCCGCCCCGGCCATGCCCTCCccaggggcagagggctggtGCCCGGGGCAGGTCAGAGCCCCCCCAGGCGGGGACAGCAGGTAGTTATGGCAAGGGAATGGGGACACCATGGCCATGGGGGCTCCTGGGCCGTACCCCAACCCCCCCTCTCTCCCCAGGCCAGGCTAAGGTGAGGGGGGGCACAGTCTCCTGCCCCCCCCCAACCCGCCAGCCCCACACCAGGACCAccaccatccctgtcccctccggCTGTTCCCCGGCACCCACTGCcctccccaaggtgtcccctcGGACTCCAGCAGGTGGTGGGAGGACCCCCACCCCCAGAG GTGCAGGGGCAGCACGGGCAGCCCCCACAACTGGTGCCTCGGGGTGCAAACCAGGACCCCCTCCCACCCGCCTGCGGCCCTCCCGCAAGACGGCGGTGAGCAGCACCCCGAGGTGA
- the PPIL1 gene encoding peptidyl-prolyl cis-trans isomerase-like 1 isoform X1: MAAVPPDSWQPPTVSMETTMGPIVLELYWQHAPRTCKNFAELSRRGYYNGTKFHRIIKDFMVQGGDPTGTGRGGASIYGKQFEDELHPDLKFTGAGILAMANAGPDTNGSQFFLTLGPAQWLDGKHSIFGRVCQGMGVLGRLAMVETNSQDRPLDDVKVIKAYPSG; the protein is encoded by the exons ATGGCCGCCGTCCCGCCCGACTCCTGGCAGCCCCCCACCGTTTCCATGGAGACCAC GATGGGCCCAATTGTGCTGGAACTGTACTGGCAACATGCCCCCCGCACCTGCAAGAACTTTGCTGAGCTGAGCCGCCGTGGGTACTACAATGGCACCAAGTTCCACCGCATCATCAAGGACTTCATGGTGCAGGGAGGGGACCCCACGGGTACTG GCCGTGGTGGTGCCTCCATCTATGGGAAACAGTTCGAGGATGAGCTGCACCCGGACCTGAAGTTCACTG GCGCCGGGATTCTGGCAATGGCCAATGCAGGGCCGGACACCAATGGAAGCCAATTTTTCCTGacactgggcccagcacagtgGCTGGATGGGAAGCACAGCATTTTTGGGAGGGTGTGCCAAGGAATGGGGGTGCTGGGGCGCCTAGCCATGGTGGAGACCAACTCCCAGGACCGACCCCTCGATGATGTAAAGGTCATCAAGGCATATCCCTCGGGATAG
- the PPIL1 gene encoding peptidyl-prolyl cis-trans isomerase-like 1 isoform X2 translates to MMGPIVLELYWQHAPRTCKNFAELSRRGYYNGTKFHRIIKDFMVQGGDPTGTGRGGASIYGKQFEDELHPDLKFTGAGILAMANAGPDTNGSQFFLTLGPAQWLDGKHSIFGRVCQGMGVLGRLAMVETNSQDRPLDDVKVIKAYPSG, encoded by the exons AT GATGGGCCCAATTGTGCTGGAACTGTACTGGCAACATGCCCCCCGCACCTGCAAGAACTTTGCTGAGCTGAGCCGCCGTGGGTACTACAATGGCACCAAGTTCCACCGCATCATCAAGGACTTCATGGTGCAGGGAGGGGACCCCACGGGTACTG GCCGTGGTGGTGCCTCCATCTATGGGAAACAGTTCGAGGATGAGCTGCACCCGGACCTGAAGTTCACTG GCGCCGGGATTCTGGCAATGGCCAATGCAGGGCCGGACACCAATGGAAGCCAATTTTTCCTGacactgggcccagcacagtgGCTGGATGGGAAGCACAGCATTTTTGGGAGGGTGTGCCAAGGAATGGGGGTGCTGGGGCGCCTAGCCATGGTGGAGACCAACTCCCAGGACCGACCCCTCGATGATGTAAAGGTCATCAAGGCATATCCCTCGGGATAG
- the PPIL1 gene encoding peptidyl-prolyl cis-trans isomerase-like 1 isoform X3, translating to MGPIVLELYWQHAPRTCKNFAELSRRGYYNGTKFHRIIKDFMVQGGDPTGTGRGGASIYGKQFEDELHPDLKFTGAGILAMANAGPDTNGSQFFLTLGPAQWLDGKHSIFGRVCQGMGVLGRLAMVETNSQDRPLDDVKVIKAYPSG from the exons ATGGGCCCAATTGTGCTGGAACTGTACTGGCAACATGCCCCCCGCACCTGCAAGAACTTTGCTGAGCTGAGCCGCCGTGGGTACTACAATGGCACCAAGTTCCACCGCATCATCAAGGACTTCATGGTGCAGGGAGGGGACCCCACGGGTACTG GCCGTGGTGGTGCCTCCATCTATGGGAAACAGTTCGAGGATGAGCTGCACCCGGACCTGAAGTTCACTG GCGCCGGGATTCTGGCAATGGCCAATGCAGGGCCGGACACCAATGGAAGCCAATTTTTCCTGacactgggcccagcacagtgGCTGGATGGGAAGCACAGCATTTTTGGGAGGGTGTGCCAAGGAATGGGGGTGCTGGGGCGCCTAGCCATGGTGGAGACCAACTCCCAGGACCGACCCCTCGATGATGTAAAGGTCATCAAGGCATATCCCTCGGGATAG